From Nocardioides sp. HDW12B, the proteins below share one genomic window:
- a CDS encoding AI-2E family transporter, giving the protein MSASEPARPGPATPALDPEGSTAVPEHRHPPGGGVARLAQWSWQVVGIALAAVVLVVVADAARPVLVPVLVGLLLTALLSPVAALLRRAMPAYAASALTMLAFLALVVGASWASGAQLGDGVRRLVASLPDILGEVQTRVDDGVLGVTGDQVDQAVEQLQQWLTGNGGQVADQVLSLGTSAASLLTAMLLALVTTFFFLADGGRIWRWTAGLLPRDQRERTDRAAAQAWTALQAYIRTQAVVAAVDAIGIGVGAWLLGLPYVEAIVLIVFLTAFVPIVGAVFSGGLAVLIALGSQGVTEALIMLAVVLVVQQVESHVLQPVLMGKAVNLHPWAVIVGVALGSFLLGITGAVLAVPAMAIVNTVARSWRTPLPSEAEPHREASGDGTDVDPGSGPDDDDRTGAGTGVGGPAAAGEVRREPPGRDER; this is encoded by the coding sequence ATGAGCGCCTCGGAACCCGCCCGTCCCGGCCCCGCCACGCCCGCCCTCGACCCGGAGGGGTCGACCGCGGTGCCCGAGCACCGTCACCCGCCCGGTGGGGGAGTCGCCCGCCTGGCGCAGTGGTCGTGGCAGGTGGTCGGGATCGCGCTCGCCGCCGTGGTGCTGGTGGTGGTCGCCGACGCCGCCCGCCCGGTGCTCGTGCCGGTGCTCGTGGGGCTGCTGCTGACGGCCCTGCTCAGCCCGGTCGCCGCCCTGCTGCGGCGTGCGATGCCCGCCTACGCCGCCAGTGCCCTGACGATGCTCGCCTTCCTGGCCCTCGTCGTCGGCGCGAGCTGGGCCAGCGGCGCCCAGCTCGGGGACGGCGTACGGCGCCTGGTCGCCTCGCTGCCCGACATCCTCGGCGAGGTCCAGACCCGGGTCGACGACGGCGTCCTGGGCGTGACCGGCGACCAGGTCGACCAGGCCGTCGAGCAGCTCCAGCAGTGGCTCACCGGCAACGGCGGCCAGGTCGCCGACCAGGTGCTGTCGCTCGGCACGTCCGCGGCCTCGCTGCTGACCGCGATGCTGCTCGCCCTGGTCACGACGTTCTTCTTCCTCGCCGACGGCGGCCGGATCTGGCGCTGGACGGCCGGGCTGCTGCCGCGCGACCAGCGGGAGCGGACCGACCGGGCCGCCGCGCAGGCGTGGACCGCGCTCCAGGCCTACATCCGGACCCAGGCCGTGGTGGCGGCCGTCGACGCGATCGGCATCGGGGTCGGGGCCTGGCTGCTCGGACTGCCCTACGTCGAGGCGATCGTGCTCATCGTCTTCCTCACCGCGTTCGTGCCGATCGTGGGCGCGGTGTTCTCCGGCGGTCTGGCCGTGCTCATCGCGCTGGGCTCGCAGGGCGTGACCGAGGCGCTGATCATGCTGGCGGTCGTGCTCGTCGTGCAGCAGGTGGAGAGCCACGTGCTCCAGCCGGTCCTCATGGGTAAGGCGGTGAACCTGCATCCCTGGGCGGTGATCGTCGGGGTCGCGCTCGGCTCGTTCCTGCTGGGCATCACGGGAGCGGTGCTGGCCGTCCCCGCGATGGCGATCGTCAACACCGTCGCCCGGTCGTGGCGGACGCCGCTGCCGAGCGAGGCCGAACCCCACCGTGAGGCGTCGGGCGACGGCACAGACGTCGACCCCGGCAGCGGCCCCGACGACGACGACCGTACGGGCGCCGGCACGGGCGTCGGCGGTCCCGCGGCCGCCGGGGAGGTCAGGCGCGAGCCGCCCGGTCGCGACGAGCGGTGA
- a CDS encoding tryptophan-rich sensory protein, with protein MTVTPPRTPPAGAGRTDARPSPADRARQVTVTAAEIFCVLGTLVGVGVLGTPVESSSGGALSADATLLAPAGTAFSIWSVIYVGLAAYTVLQWLPGQATSARDRSIGWLVAASMVLNAGWLLVTQQGWIELSVLVIVALLAVLVAVVRRLDRLPAHGAVDRVVRDATFGLYLGWVAVASFANVAAVLAASSLTAPEPVVVAAALAGLVAVVALHLFVARLVGPRWTVVGATAWGLVWVTVGRLTDTPESLLVGIGAAVAAVAVLAIPLTARRDRAARA; from the coding sequence ATGACGGTCACGCCTCCTCGCACACCGCCGGCCGGTGCCGGCCGGACCGACGCGCGGCCGTCCCCGGCGGACCGGGCCCGTCAGGTGACGGTGACCGCCGCCGAGATCTTCTGCGTGCTCGGCACGCTCGTCGGGGTGGGCGTCCTCGGCACCCCGGTCGAGAGCTCCTCGGGCGGGGCGCTGTCGGCCGACGCGACGCTGCTGGCGCCGGCCGGCACGGCGTTCTCGATCTGGTCGGTGATCTACGTCGGGCTCGCCGCCTACACGGTGCTGCAGTGGCTGCCGGGCCAGGCGACCAGCGCCCGGGACCGCTCGATCGGCTGGCTCGTCGCCGCCTCGATGGTCCTGAACGCCGGGTGGCTGCTGGTCACCCAGCAGGGCTGGATCGAGCTCAGCGTGCTCGTCATCGTGGCGCTGCTGGCCGTGCTCGTCGCCGTCGTACGCCGCCTGGACCGGCTCCCCGCCCACGGCGCCGTCGACCGGGTGGTGCGGGACGCGACGTTCGGGCTCTACCTGGGCTGGGTCGCCGTCGCGAGCTTCGCCAACGTCGCGGCCGTTCTGGCCGCCTCGTCGCTGACCGCGCCCGAGCCCGTGGTGGTGGCCGCGGCGCTGGCCGGGCTGGTCGCCGTCGTGGCGCTGCACCTCTTCGTGGCGCGGCTCGTCGGTCCGCGCTGGACCGTGGTCGGCGCCACCGCCTGGGGGCTCGTGTGGGTCACCGTCGGGCGGCTGACCGACACCCCCGAGTCGCTGCTGGTCGGGATCGGCGCCGCCGTCGCGGCGGTCGCCGTGCTCGCGATCCCTCTCACCGCTCGTCGCGACCGGGCGGCTCGCGCCTGA
- a CDS encoding putative quinol monooxygenase gives MDSSPSGQRVVATIVALPDSHDVVRDALTELVAATRGEEGCVSYELFESAAVAGTFITVETWRSAEDLATHMTTPHIAAALATTEGHLALPPGIHPLLPVA, from the coding sequence ATGGACTCCTCCCCGAGCGGTCAGCGCGTCGTCGCGACCATCGTCGCCCTGCCCGACTCCCACGACGTCGTGCGCGACGCCCTCACCGAGCTGGTCGCCGCCACCCGCGGGGAGGAGGGCTGCGTCAGCTACGAGCTCTTCGAGTCCGCCGCCGTGGCCGGCACCTTCATCACCGTCGAGACCTGGCGCTCGGCCGAGGACCTCGCGACGCACATGACGACGCCGCACATCGCCGCGGCCCTGGCCACCACCGAGGGCCACCTGGCGCTCCCGCCGGGCATCCACCCGCTGCTGCCCGTCGCCTGA
- a CDS encoding MOSC domain-containing protein, with product MGVGDQPTLDLDGWSPDLPRVASIHVAKGRRLPMRAVDEVYAEAGRGLVGDRYHGAKHRHVSVQSLTSLADAAERYGAEVPAHLTRRNVTLTEGEIPTTPGTRLRVGEALLEVVRVAAPCKLLDDTIGVGAQHALRHRGGSVFRVLESGTVRVGDQVEPV from the coding sequence GTGGGGGTCGGCGACCAGCCGACGCTCGACCTGGACGGGTGGTCGCCCGACCTCCCGCGCGTCGCGTCGATCCACGTCGCGAAGGGCCGCCGGCTGCCGATGCGCGCCGTCGACGAGGTGTACGCCGAGGCGGGGCGCGGCCTGGTCGGTGACCGCTACCACGGCGCCAAGCACCGCCACGTCAGCGTGCAGAGCCTGACGTCGCTGGCCGACGCGGCCGAGCGGTACGGCGCGGAGGTGCCCGCCCACCTCACCCGGCGCAACGTCACGCTGACCGAGGGCGAGATCCCGACGACCCCCGGCACCCGGCTGCGCGTCGGGGAGGCCCTGCTCGAGGTGGTGCGGGTGGCCGCGCCCTGCAAGCTGCTCGACGACACGATCGGCGTCGGGGCGCAGCACGCGCTGCGCCACCGCGGCGGTTCGGTGTTCCGGGTGCTCGAGAGCGGCACCGTCCGGGTCGGCGACCAGGTCGAGCCCGTCTGA
- a CDS encoding NAD(P)-binding domain-containing protein, with amino-acid sequence MTTTWGFIGSGNIGSTVARLALAAGHEVVMSNSRGPETLDGLVAELGPGARHGGGGGEGR; translated from the coding sequence ATGACCACGACCTGGGGCTTCATCGGAAGCGGCAACATCGGCAGCACCGTCGCACGGCTGGCCCTCGCGGCCGGCCACGAGGTGGTGATGAGCAACAGCCGGGGGCCCGAGACCCTCGACGGGCTCGTCGCCGAGCTCGGCCCGGGCGCCCGCCACGGCGGAGGAGGCGGCGAAGGCCGGTGA
- a CDS encoding putative quinol monooxygenase produces the protein MIFICVKWKIKPEYADQWPELARDFTEATRAEEGNLFFEWSRNVEDPHQYTLIEAFKDDAAEAHVTSDHFKQAQADLPQYVVETPQVRNMQIPGDHWDELGEFQIS, from the coding sequence ATGATCTTCATCTGCGTCAAGTGGAAGATCAAGCCCGAGTACGCCGACCAGTGGCCCGAGCTCGCCCGTGACTTCACCGAGGCGACGCGCGCCGAGGAGGGCAACCTCTTCTTCGAGTGGTCGCGCAACGTCGAGGACCCGCACCAGTACACGCTGATCGAGGCCTTCAAGGACGACGCCGCCGAGGCCCACGTGACCTCCGACCACTTCAAGCAGGCGCAGGCCGACCTCCCGCAGTACGTCGTCGAGACCCCGCAGGTCCGCAACATGCAGATCCCCGGCGACCACTGGGACGAGCTCGGCGAGTTCCAGATCTCCTGA
- a CDS encoding IclR family transcriptional regulator: MSTASDLAPDGAPSRPGSVHRTLDILEVVAAQGGASAKEIAEATGLPLPTVYRLARELLDSDYLVHIREEKRFELGYKLHALGVSLHQQIGVPRQVRAEVHALHEKMQVAAYFAVHRGSQIVVVHTSDSPAAPRLRPIDFGFHEAPHAHALGKILLANMEPEQVERHLDPEPMPRFGPGTITRHAELHQQLATVADRGVAWEFGEFQPGATCAAAAVRAGNGSLVGSVAVSAPDARLATDAERAVVEAALRATASRVSRFFRSGHTS, from the coding sequence ATGAGCACGGCCTCCGACCTCGCGCCCGACGGGGCCCCCTCCCGGCCCGGGTCGGTCCACCGCACGCTGGACATCCTCGAGGTGGTCGCCGCGCAGGGCGGCGCGTCGGCCAAGGAGATCGCCGAGGCGACCGGGCTGCCGCTGCCGACGGTCTACCGGCTCGCGCGCGAGCTGCTCGACAGCGACTACCTCGTGCACATCCGCGAGGAGAAGCGCTTCGAGCTCGGCTACAAGCTGCACGCGCTCGGGGTCTCGCTGCACCAGCAGATCGGGGTGCCGCGCCAGGTCCGCGCCGAGGTCCACGCGCTGCACGAGAAGATGCAGGTGGCGGCCTACTTCGCGGTCCACCGCGGCTCGCAGATCGTGGTCGTGCACACCTCCGACTCGCCGGCCGCGCCGCGGCTGCGGCCCATCGACTTCGGCTTCCACGAAGCCCCGCACGCCCACGCGCTCGGCAAGATCCTGCTGGCCAACATGGAGCCCGAGCAGGTCGAGCGGCACCTCGACCCCGAGCCGATGCCCCGCTTCGGGCCCGGCACCATCACCCGCCACGCCGAGCTCCACCAACAGCTCGCGACGGTCGCCGACCGGGGCGTGGCGTGGGAGTTCGGCGAGTTCCAGCCCGGGGCGACGTGCGCCGCGGCCGCCGTACGCGCCGGGAACGGCTCGCTCGTCGGCTCGGTGGCGGTCTCGGCCCCCGATGCCCGGCTCGCCACCGACGCCGAGCGCGCCGTGGTCGAGGCCGCCCTGCGCGCCACCGCCTCGAGGGTCAGCCGCTTCTTCCGCTCCGGCCACACCTCCTGA
- a CDS encoding GMC family oxidoreductase, with product MSTHDIDQFGTAIGHDEEAVVIIGSGAGGGTVAYELTQRGIPCVVLEAGPFLKPEDYENDEWAAFNQMAWLDNRTASGGYRVSKDFPNLPAWIVKAVGGSTTHWSGATPRFRSYEFKTKSYYGDIEGANLLDWPIDLDTLAPYYDAAEKAIGSTHRHGRPALPANNNYKVFANGAEKVGYKFYATGPYGTNAEPYDGRPASIQDGFNFQGDKSTAKWSTAVREVPRALETGKLDLRASAHAVQVTHDAQGRANGVLYLDKAGNLHRQAAKVVCVAGNSIESPRLLLMSASSLHPNGLANSSGQVGRNYMRHTTGSVYARFDSPVHMYRGETMAGIIADEARLDTSRGFAGGYYMETLSLGPAFLAAFADPGEWGPGFTEVMDAYENTAGMWVVGEDLPQETNRVTLNPGLKDQWGLPAPDVSFNDHPNDVAMREHGYGRADMLYEAVGAVGTHHTPPYPATHNLGTCRMSARPEDGVVGAYGEAHDVPGLFVSDGSVMTTGAAANPTLTIVALAIRQAEHIADRLGKGEL from the coding sequence ATGAGCACGCACGACATCGACCAGTTCGGCACCGCCATCGGCCACGACGAGGAGGCCGTGGTCATCATCGGCTCCGGCGCCGGCGGCGGCACCGTGGCCTACGAGCTGACCCAGCGCGGCATCCCCTGCGTGGTGCTGGAGGCCGGCCCGTTCCTCAAGCCCGAGGACTACGAGAACGACGAGTGGGCCGCGTTCAACCAGATGGCCTGGCTCGACAACCGCACCGCGTCCGGCGGCTACCGCGTCAGCAAGGACTTCCCCAACCTGCCGGCGTGGATCGTCAAGGCCGTCGGCGGCTCGACCACCCACTGGTCCGGCGCCACCCCGCGCTTCCGGTCCTACGAGTTCAAGACGAAGTCGTACTACGGCGACATCGAGGGCGCGAACCTCCTCGACTGGCCGATCGACCTCGACACGTTGGCGCCGTACTACGACGCCGCCGAGAAGGCGATCGGCTCGACCCACCGCCACGGCCGCCCCGCGCTGCCGGCCAACAACAACTACAAGGTGTTCGCCAACGGGGCGGAGAAGGTCGGCTACAAGTTCTACGCGACCGGCCCCTACGGCACGAACGCAGAGCCGTACGACGGCCGCCCCGCCTCGATCCAGGACGGCTTCAACTTCCAGGGCGACAAGTCCACCGCGAAGTGGAGCACCGCCGTCCGCGAGGTCCCGCGGGCCCTGGAGACCGGCAAGCTCGACCTGCGCGCCAGCGCCCACGCCGTCCAGGTCACCCACGACGCGCAGGGTCGCGCCAACGGCGTGCTCTACCTCGACAAGGCCGGCAACCTGCACCGCCAGGCCGCGAAGGTCGTGTGCGTGGCCGGCAACTCGATCGAGTCGCCGCGCCTGCTGCTCATGAGCGCCAGCAGCCTGCACCCGAACGGCCTGGCCAACTCCTCGGGCCAGGTGGGCCGCAACTACATGCGCCACACCACCGGCTCGGTCTACGCCCGCTTCGACTCGCCGGTCCACATGTACCGCGGCGAGACGATGGCCGGGATCATCGCCGACGAGGCGCGGCTCGACACGTCGCGCGGCTTCGCCGGCGGCTACTACATGGAGACGCTGTCCCTCGGGCCGGCCTTCCTGGCCGCGTTCGCCGACCCCGGCGAGTGGGGCCCCGGCTTCACCGAGGTCATGGACGCCTACGAGAACACCGCCGGCATGTGGGTGGTGGGCGAGGACCTGCCGCAGGAGACCAACCGGGTCACGCTCAACCCCGGCCTCAAGGACCAGTGGGGCCTGCCCGCCCCCGACGTGTCGTTCAACGACCACCCCAACGACGTGGCGATGCGCGAGCACGGCTACGGCCGCGCCGACATGCTCTACGAGGCCGTGGGCGCGGTCGGCACCCACCACACCCCGCCGTACCCGGCGACGCACAACCTCGGCACCTGCCGGATGAGCGCGCGCCCGGAGGACGGTGTCGTGGGGGCGTACGGTGAGGCGCACGACGTACCGGGCCTGTTCGTGAGCGACGGCTCGGTCATGACGACCGGTGCAGCGGCGAACCCGACGCTGACCATCGTCGCGCTGGCGATCCGGCAGGCCGAGCACATCGCCGACCGGCTCGGGAAGGGTGAGCTCTGA
- a CDS encoding FAD-binding and (Fe-S)-binding domain-containing protein — MNLLDTQARRALGDLTCEVTERPLDLLARAHDASHYLLHPQAVAIPRGADQVAEVMRACTRLGVPLTLRGGGTSLSGQAVTDSVLVDTRTHFQGVEVLDDGARVRVEPGVTVRAVNNRLAPYRRRLGPDPASELACTIGGVIANNSSGMQCGTELNTYRTLESMVLVLASGTVVDSVRPDADALLRAAEPELYAGLTGLRDRVRSDAGSVATLERLFSFKNTMGYGLNALLDHDDPVEMLVRLAIGSEGTLGFVASAVFRTVEVLPQVATGLLVFPDLHAAAASVEAIVATGVATAELLDAQSLRVAQADPKCPPAIRGVRLAEQAALLVELQAREADELAGMQDAAVRAFGSLPLETEAAMTTDAAERAGLWTTRKGLYSAVAGARPLGTSALLEDVAVPVAELGDLSQSLVKLFDAHGYEGSVIFGHARDGNLHFMLNEDFGSPDKLERYEAFTMEMVDLVLGLGGTLKAEHGTGRIMAPFVERQYGAELADVMRGLKRLVDPGGMLNPGIVLTDDDRAWISDLKVVPEVEEEVDRCVECGFCEPVCPSRSLTLTPRQRIVLRREQKAATQRGDHALAASLAEDYDYDGVQTCAADGMCATVCPVHIDTGALVRRLRAESNGAVTERAWNAAAGHWGAATRAGSLALTAADKLPGGLTVGVSRAARKVVGTDNVPEYDPGLGRGGAPRPSLSASAPDAVLFAACVGTMFGGGATSALVALCERAGVSLRTPDDLPSLCCGTPWKSKGHLDGHRRMSAMVAASLQAATDGGRLPVVVDASSCAEGVIIALETAKAEGITVLDATEFVASHVAPRLSVSVPVASVAVHPTCSSTALGSTDALVALARVVSDDVVVPAAWGCCGFAGDRGMLHPELTASATAPEAAELAGRTYAAYVSGNRTCEIGMSRATGQEYRHVLEVLEEATR; from the coding sequence CTGAACCTCCTCGACACCCAGGCCCGACGGGCGCTCGGTGACCTCACCTGCGAGGTCACCGAGCGCCCGCTCGATCTGCTGGCCCGCGCCCACGACGCCTCCCACTACCTGCTGCACCCGCAGGCGGTCGCGATCCCGCGCGGCGCGGACCAGGTCGCGGAGGTCATGCGCGCCTGCACCCGTCTCGGCGTCCCGCTGACGCTGCGCGGCGGGGGTACGTCGCTCTCGGGGCAGGCCGTGACCGACAGCGTGCTGGTCGACACCCGCACCCACTTCCAGGGCGTCGAGGTCCTCGACGACGGCGCCCGGGTCCGCGTCGAGCCGGGCGTCACCGTGCGCGCGGTCAACAACCGGCTGGCGCCGTACCGGCGTCGGCTGGGGCCGGACCCGGCGAGCGAGCTGGCCTGCACCATCGGCGGCGTCATCGCCAACAACTCCTCCGGCATGCAGTGCGGCACGGAGCTCAACACCTACCGGACGCTGGAGTCGATGGTGCTGGTGCTGGCCTCCGGCACCGTCGTCGACTCCGTGCGCCCCGACGCCGACGCGCTGCTGCGCGCCGCCGAGCCCGAGCTGTACGCCGGGCTGACCGGTCTGCGCGACCGCGTGCGCTCCGACGCCGGGTCGGTGGCGACGCTGGAGCGGCTGTTCAGCTTCAAGAACACGATGGGCTACGGGCTCAACGCGCTGCTCGACCACGACGACCCGGTCGAGATGCTGGTGCGCCTGGCCATCGGCTCGGAGGGCACTCTCGGGTTCGTGGCGTCCGCGGTCTTCCGCACCGTCGAGGTGCTGCCCCAGGTGGCAACCGGGCTGCTGGTCTTCCCTGACCTGCACGCCGCGGCGGCCTCCGTCGAGGCGATCGTGGCGACCGGGGTGGCGACCGCCGAGCTGCTCGACGCCCAGTCGCTGCGGGTGGCCCAGGCCGACCCGAAGTGCCCGCCGGCCATCCGCGGCGTCCGCCTGGCCGAGCAGGCCGCGCTGCTCGTCGAGCTGCAGGCCCGCGAGGCCGACGAGCTGGCCGGGATGCAGGACGCGGCGGTGCGCGCCTTCGGGTCGCTGCCGCTGGAGACCGAGGCCGCGATGACGACCGACGCCGCCGAGCGCGCCGGGCTGTGGACGACCCGCAAGGGCCTCTACTCCGCGGTCGCCGGCGCCCGCCCGCTGGGCACCAGCGCGCTGCTGGAGGACGTGGCCGTCCCGGTCGCCGAGCTCGGCGACCTCAGCCAGAGCCTGGTGAAGCTGTTCGACGCGCACGGCTACGAGGGATCGGTCATCTTCGGCCACGCCCGCGACGGCAACCTGCACTTCATGCTCAACGAGGACTTCGGCTCGCCGGACAAGCTCGAGCGCTACGAGGCGTTCACCATGGAGATGGTCGACCTCGTGCTCGGCCTCGGCGGCACGCTCAAGGCCGAGCACGGCACCGGGCGGATCATGGCGCCCTTCGTCGAGCGGCAGTACGGCGCGGAGCTCGCCGACGTGATGCGCGGGCTGAAGAGGCTGGTGGATCCCGGTGGGATGCTCAACCCCGGCATCGTGCTGACCGACGACGACCGCGCCTGGATCAGCGACCTCAAGGTCGTGCCCGAGGTGGAGGAGGAGGTCGACCGCTGCGTCGAGTGCGGCTTCTGCGAGCCGGTGTGCCCGTCGCGGTCGCTCACCCTGACCCCGCGGCAGCGGATCGTGCTGCGCCGCGAGCAGAAGGCGGCGACCCAGCGGGGCGACCACGCGCTGGCGGCGTCGCTGGCCGAGGACTACGACTACGACGGCGTGCAGACCTGCGCCGCGGATGGCATGTGCGCCACCGTCTGCCCGGTCCACATCGACACCGGGGCGCTGGTGCGGCGGCTGCGGGCCGAGTCGAACGGCGCCGTCACCGAGCGGGCCTGGAACGCCGCGGCCGGCCACTGGGGCGCCGCCACGCGCGCCGGTTCGCTGGCGCTGACCGCGGCCGACAAGCTGCCTGGTGGGCTGACCGTCGGTGTCTCCCGGGCCGCGCGCAAGGTGGTCGGGACCGACAACGTGCCCGAGTACGACCCTGGACTGGGCCGCGGCGGCGCACCGCGCCCGTCCCTGTCGGCGTCCGCGCCGGACGCGGTGCTGTTCGCGGCGTGCGTGGGGACGATGTTCGGCGGCGGCGCGACCTCGGCGCTGGTGGCGCTGTGCGAGCGGGCCGGGGTGTCCCTGCGGACCCCCGACGACCTGCCGTCGCTGTGCTGCGGGACGCCCTGGAAGTCCAAGGGCCACCTGGACGGCCACCGACGGATGTCGGCGATGGTGGCCGCGTCGCTGCAGGCCGCGACCGATGGGGGCCGGTTGCCCGTCGTGGTCGACGCCTCCTCCTGCGCCGAGGGCGTGATCATCGCGCTGGAGACGGCGAAGGCCGAGGGCATCACCGTGCTCGACGCGACCGAGTTCGTGGCCTCGCACGTGGCGCCGCGGCTCTCGGTGTCGGTGCCGGTCGCGTCCGTCGCGGTCCACCCGACCTGCTCCTCGACGGCCCTGGGGTCGACCGACGCCCTCGTCGCGCTGGCGCGGGTGGTCTCCGACGACGTCGTGGTGCCTGCGGCGTGGGGCTGCTGCGGCTTCGCCGGCGACCGCGGGATGCTCCACCCCGAGCTGACGGCCTCGGCGACCGCCCCTGAGGCGGCCGAGCTCGCGGGCCGCACCTACGCGGCGTACGTCTCGGGGAACCGGACCTGCGAGATCGGCATGTCGCGCGCCACCGGCCAGGAGTACCGCCACGTCCTCGAGGTGCTGGAGGAAGCCACCCGCTGA
- a CDS encoding MFS transporter gives MTHDDARRFWTYWGASTTSAVGSAVSAVALPLTALLVLDASTFEMGLLTAASYAAWLVLGLPAGVITQRLPLRRLQLTTDLVRALAVASVPLVWWLGGLTLAHLLLVALVVGCASVLFDVANSTFLPSVVPREQLQSRNSLMSGTFAATQLSGPPVGGGAVALVGAAPALLLDAVSYLVSALLLRRLPEAQAPQVARQPMRDMIREGWHFVTRHRVMAPCMWDATVTNFVCGGQMALFAVYLVRDLDATPALVGVLLAAEGVGSLVGAALAPRLVRAFGSARVCLAGGVVSVVGAFLIPVGDGAVGAAVFALGNVVFALGVVLLSTTTRTYRQIASPPEMLSRVMATVRFVSWGAIPLGGLVAGSLGAWLGPRGALVALAAVTVVSPLILLASPVRRLRDLEDYEAEPAVAVPG, from the coding sequence GTGACCCACGACGACGCCCGCCGCTTCTGGACCTACTGGGGTGCCAGCACGACCAGTGCCGTCGGCTCCGCCGTGAGCGCGGTGGCCCTGCCGCTGACGGCCCTGCTGGTGCTCGACGCCTCGACCTTCGAGATGGGCCTGCTCACCGCCGCGTCGTACGCCGCCTGGCTGGTGCTCGGCCTGCCCGCCGGTGTCATCACCCAACGGCTCCCGCTGCGGCGGCTGCAGCTGACGACCGACCTCGTCCGCGCCCTCGCCGTCGCCTCGGTGCCGCTCGTGTGGTGGCTCGGCGGGCTCACCCTGGCCCACCTGCTGCTGGTGGCGCTGGTCGTGGGGTGCGCGAGCGTGCTGTTCGACGTCGCCAACTCGACCTTCCTGCCGAGCGTGGTGCCTCGCGAGCAGCTGCAGTCGCGCAACAGCCTGATGAGCGGCACCTTCGCCGCCACCCAGCTCAGCGGCCCACCGGTCGGGGGCGGCGCGGTGGCGCTCGTCGGCGCGGCCCCGGCGCTGCTGCTCGACGCCGTCAGCTACCTCGTCTCCGCGCTGCTGCTGCGACGGCTGCCGGAGGCGCAGGCCCCGCAGGTCGCCCGTCAGCCGATGCGGGACATGATCCGCGAGGGCTGGCACTTCGTGACCCGTCACCGGGTGATGGCCCCGTGCATGTGGGACGCCACGGTGACGAACTTCGTGTGCGGCGGGCAGATGGCGCTGTTCGCCGTCTACCTCGTGCGCGACCTCGACGCGACGCCCGCACTCGTCGGTGTCCTGCTGGCCGCGGAGGGCGTCGGCTCGCTCGTCGGCGCTGCCCTCGCGCCGCGGCTGGTGCGGGCGTTCGGCTCGGCGCGGGTCTGCCTGGCCGGCGGGGTCGTCTCCGTGGTCGGCGCATTCCTGATCCCGGTCGGGGACGGTGCGGTGGGGGCGGCGGTGTTCGCCCTCGGCAACGTCGTGTTCGCGCTCGGCGTGGTGCTGCTGAGCACCACGACCCGGACCTACCGCCAGATCGCCAGCCCGCCGGAGATGCTCTCGCGCGTCATGGCGACGGTGCGGTTCGTGTCGTGGGGCGCGATCCCCCTCGGCGGCCTCGTCGCCGGGTCCCTCGGCGCCTGGCTCGGGCCGCGCGGGGCGCTCGTCGCGCTGGCCGCGGTCACGGTGGTGAGCCCGCTCATCCTGCTGGCCAGCCCCGTGCGACGGCTGCGCGACCTCGAGGACTACGAGGCCGAGCCGGCGGTCGCCGTACCGGGCTGA
- a CDS encoding winged helix-turn-helix transcriptional regulator encodes MRREDLADADCGIAQALGVVGDWWTVLVLREVAGGVTRFDGLQGALGVSRRTLTEKLAGLVDHGVLERRAYSTRPPRHDYVLTPRGEGLLPVLVALQEFGDRHLLGDGSLTATAASTSAESARVHALVGRTVPSTVLTGADGGAHDVRREEGWRVVFCFPGAFAPGAADGPGPYPPGWGDIPGTRGCTLEVTTYAAAYDRFLAAGADVVGVSSQRPDELRAFGDHVGAPFPLLSDDDLRLASTLRLPVFRSAGQERYKRQTLLLDPAGVVRAAQMPITDPAGSVAEMLAELTRLT; translated from the coding sequence ATGCGACGCGAGGACCTGGCCGACGCCGACTGCGGCATCGCGCAGGCCCTCGGCGTCGTCGGCGACTGGTGGACCGTGCTGGTGCTGCGCGAGGTCGCCGGCGGGGTCACCCGCTTCGACGGCCTCCAAGGTGCGCTCGGCGTCAGCCGCCGCACGCTGACCGAGAAGCTCGCCGGCCTCGTCGACCACGGCGTGCTGGAGCGCCGGGCGTACTCGACCCGGCCGCCACGGCACGACTACGTGCTCACCCCCCGCGGCGAGGGGCTGCTCCCGGTGCTCGTCGCGCTCCAGGAGTTCGGCGACCGGCACCTCCTCGGCGACGGCTCGCTGACCGCCACCGCCGCCAGCACCTCGGCCGAGTCGGCGCGCGTGCACGCCCTGGTCGGGCGGACGGTCCCGTCGACGGTGCTGACCGGGGCGGACGGCGGAGCTCACGACGTACGGCGGGAAGAGGGGTGGCGGGTGGTCTTCTGCTTCCCCGGTGCCTTCGCGCCGGGCGCTGCCGACGGCCCCGGGCCCTACCCGCCGGGCTGGGGCGACATCCCCGGCACCCGCGGCTGCACGCTCGAGGTGACGACGTACGCCGCGGCGTACGACCGGTTCCTCGCCGCCGGCGCCGACGTCGTCGGGGTCAGCAGCCAGCGTCCCGACGAGCTGCGCGCCTTCGGCGACCACGTCGGCGCACCGTTCCCGCTGCTCTCGGACGACGACCTGCGGCTGGCCTCGACGCTCCGGCTTCCGGTGTTCCGCTCGGCCGGCCAGGAGCGCTACAAGCGGCAGACGCTGCTGCTGGACCCCGCCGGGGTGGTGCGGGCGGCGCAGATGCCGATCACCGACCCGGCCGGCTCGGTCGCCGAGATGCTCGCCGAGCTGACCCGCCTCACCTGA